DNA sequence from the Tepidibacillus fermentans genome:
AATACAGTGAAGATTTGACCTGTAATGTTTGCATTCACACCAAACTTAGAAAATGCCACAAGATTCACGTTCACGGCATTTAACATTAATTCTGTGGATAACAAAACGATAATCCCGTTCTTCTTCGTTAATAAACCATAGATACCGATGGAAAATAAAATGGCTCCTACAGCTAGATACGCCCCTAAAGGTACCATTATTTATCCCCCTCTCTTTTCGCAATCACAATTGCTCCGACTAACGCAACAAGTAAAAGAACCGAAGCAACTTCAAATGGAATCACATATTTCTGGAAGAGGGTTTCACCGATGACTTTCACGTTATTCGCACCTAAATCAGCAGCTTCTGTTGGCCAAGCTGTTTGATAAATTCCATATAAGAAGAACCCACCTACACCGATTGCAGCAAGTAATGACAAGATAATATGGGTCCAATTTCTTTCTTTGGTGTCTTTTTCCTTATGCTGTGTCATCATCGTACCCATTGCCATCATAATGGTAATTGCACCAGCATAAATCAGAACTTGAACAAATGCTAAATATTCAGCTTGTAAGATAATGAATAAACCTGCTACCCCAAAGAAAGATAATCCAATGGAGAGTACCATATGTATGACCTTATTCAGGTTTAACATAAGAACTCCACCTGTGATTGCCATCAGGGCAAAGACGAAGAACGCGATAAATTGACCCGTAATCGTCATTAATGATTCGCCCCTCTCACGTTGGTATTGTTGTTTGCCAACCATTTCAAATCCTTCATTAGATAGTCTCGACTGTAGGTTGCAAGTTCAAAGTTGTTGGTCATCACAATCGCTTCAGTTGGACAAACTTCCGTACATAAATCACATAAAATACAAATTTCAAAGTTAATATCGTAAGTGTCAATCACTTTACCCTTTTTCTCAGGATCTGGATTTGGTTTTCCGACTAGGGTGATACAACCTGTTGGACAAATCCTTGCACATTGATTACATACGATACATTTTTCAGGTTCAAAATGCTGAATCCCACGAAAACGTTCTGGAAAAACGTATGGCTCATCGGGATATTTACTGGTTACCTTTGGCTCTTTTAATTGCTTGAGCGTGAAACCTAATCCCTTAAAAAATCCTGTTCCCCACATGATGATTTCACCCCGCTTTAGAAGAATAAACTCTTAATCACTGCTGTGCCCATCACATTCAATAATGCTAATGGTATTAATACTTTCCAAGCAAATCCCATCAGTTGATCTGTTTTAACACGTGGGAATGTCGAACGTGCCCAGAATAAATAGAATACTAGAAGTAAGAACTTGAGAATAAACCATACAATTCCTGGAATGAATGTGAGGCCAAATGGTGCATCCCATCCACCTAAAAACAATACGGTCATTAAGCTAGCCATTGCGAACATATATACATATTCGGTTAACATGAAGAAGGCAAAGCGGAAACCACTATACTCTACAAAATATCCAGCTACAAGTTCGTTCTCAGCTTCTGGCAGGTCAAATGGTGTACGGTTTAGTTCAGCGTTTCCAGCAATCAAGAAAATGATAAATCCTAAAAACTGCGGGAAGATAAACCATACGCCACTTTCTTGTTGGGCTTTTACAATATCAATTAAGTTTAAGCTTCCAGTCATTAATACGATTCCTAAGAATGACATGATCAGTGGTACTTCATAACTGATCATTTGCGCAACAGAACGCATACCACCCATGATGGAGTATTTGTTGTTCGATGCCCATCCACCAAGTAATATTCCTGAGATCGTAATACTAGATAATGCCCCATAGTATAGAAGACCAACGTTAACATCGGCAAAATACAACTTTTCGGAATAAGGTAAAACAGCAATGATCGCAAATGCAGGTGTATAGGCAATGACTGGAGCGATCAAAAAGAGAAAACGGTCTACCTTTGCAGGAACAACGTCCTCTTTGATTAATAGCTTCAAAACGTCTGCAACAGTTTGGAAGAGTCCATAAGGACCTACACGGTTTGGACCTTTTCTAAGCTGCATCCAACCGATAATCTTTCGCTCAAAATAGATGGCATACATAACGAATACGAGAACAACACCCATTACAGCTACAGCGATCAATACCATCCATAATAAGTTTAACCAAGAAAAAGGTTGGGACAAAATATTTGCCATTATGCGTCAACCTCCCCTAATACAATATCGATCGCTCCTAAGATAGCTGGAACATCAGCCATGGTTCTACCAATTAAGAGCTTTGGTAATAGCTGTAGATTTACAAAGGAAG
Encoded proteins:
- the nuoH gene encoding NADH-quinone oxidoreductase subunit NuoH, which codes for MMANILSQPFSWLNLLWMVLIAVAVMGVVLVFVMYAIYFERKIIGWMQLRKGPNRVGPYGLFQTVADVLKLLIKEDVVPAKVDRFLFLIAPVIAYTPAFAIIAVLPYSEKLYFADVNVGLLYYGALSSITISGILLGGWASNNKYSIMGGMRSVAQMISYEVPLIMSFLGIVLMTGSLNLIDIVKAQQESGVWFIFPQFLGFIIFLIAGNAELNRTPFDLPEAENELVAGYFVEYSGFRFAFFMLTEYVYMFAMASLMTVLFLGGWDAPFGLTFIPGIVWFILKFLLLVFYLFWARSTFPRVKTDQLMGFAWKVLIPLALLNVMGTAVIKSLFF
- the nuoK gene encoding NADH-quinone oxidoreductase subunit NuoK, producing MVPLGAYLAVGAILFSIGIYGLLTKKNGIIVLLSTELMLNAVNVNLVAFSKFGVNANITGQIFTVFTITVAAAEAAIGLALLMAVFRNKATINVKEMDIMKR
- a CDS encoding NADH-quinone oxidoreductase subunit J; this encodes MVGKQQYQRERGESLMTITGQFIAFFVFALMAITGGVLMLNLNKVIHMVLSIGLSFFGVAGLFIILQAEYLAFVQVLIYAGAITIMMAMGTMMTQHKEKDTKERNWTHIILSLLAAIGVGGFFLYGIYQTAWPTEAADLGANNVKVIGETLFQKYVIPFEVASVLLLVALVGAIVIAKREGDK
- the nuoI gene encoding NADH-quinone oxidoreductase subunit NuoI is translated as MWGTGFFKGLGFTLKQLKEPKVTSKYPDEPYVFPERFRGIQHFEPEKCIVCNQCARICPTGCITLVGKPNPDPEKKGKVIDTYDINFEICILCDLCTEVCPTEAIVMTNNFELATYSRDYLMKDLKWLANNNTNVRGANH